The proteins below come from a single Ochotona princeps isolate mOchPri1 chromosome 13, mOchPri1.hap1, whole genome shotgun sequence genomic window:
- the ASAH2 gene encoding neutral ceramidase isoform X2 has protein sequence MLIAAKEILHTSGMTEGDPFWDTIRDELLGKPSEELTDCHKPKPILLPTGELSRPHPWHPEIVDVQIITVGSLAVTAIPGEFTTMSGRRLREAVQAEFATYGMRNMTVAVSGLCNVYTHYITTYEEYQAQRYEAASTIYGPHSLSAYIQLFRGLAKAIATDTVANLSKGPEPPFFNQLILPLIPNIADRTPLGRNFGDVLEPVKAEYRVGEVVEVVFVGANPKNSAENQTHPTFLTVEKYEDDSATWRVVHNDASWETRFYWHKGLLGLSNVTIEWHIPDTAQPGIYRIKYFGNNRKQELLQPAVILSFEGTSSAFEVVTTYWKVDTSFKG, from the exons AGGAATGACAGAAGGGGATCCCTTTTGGGACACCATTCGAGATGAGCTCCTAGGCAAGCCATCTGAAGAACTCACAGATTGTCATAAACCAAAGCCAATCCTCCTTCCTACCGGAGAG CTATCTCGACCTCACCCGTGGCATCCAGAGATTGTTGATGTTCAGATTATAACTGTTGGGTCCTTGGCTGTCACTGCTATCCCTGGGGAGTTTAC AACCATGTCTGGACGAAGACTTCGAGAAGCAGTTCAAGCA GAATTTGCAACTTATGGGATGAGGAATATGACTGTTGCTGTTTCAGGTCTATGCAATGTTTATACACATTATATTACCACATATGAAGAATACCAG GCTCAACGATATGAGGCAGCGTCTACAATTTATGGACCACATAGTCTTTCTGCTTACATCCAGCTGTTCAGAGGCCTTGCTAAGGCCATTGCTACG GACACGGTAGCCAATCTGAGCAAAGGCCCAGAGCCTCCATTTTTCAATCAGTTGATACTCCCATTAATTCCTAATATTGCAGACAGAACACCATTAGGCAGAAACTTTGGGGATGTCCTGGAGCCTGTGAAAGCTGAATACCGAGTG GGAGAAGTGGTTGAAGTTGTTTTTGTAGGTGCTAACCCAAAGAATTCAGCAGAAAACCAG ACTCATCCGACTTTCCTCACTGTGGAGAAGTATGAGGACGATTCAGCCACGTGGCGGGTGGTGCATAATGATGCTTCGTGGGAAACTCG TTTTTATTGGCACAAGGGATTACTGGGCCTGAGCAATGTGACAATAGAATGGCATATTCCAGACACTGCGCAGCCTGGAATCTACAGAATAAAATACTTTGGAAACAATCGGAAGCAGGAACTTCTGCAGCCCGCGGTTATACTTTCCTTTGAAGGAACTTCATCTGCTTTTGAAGTTGTAACTACATATTGGAAAGTTGACACATCATTTAAAGGGTAG
- the ASAH2 gene encoding neutral ceramidase isoform X4, with the protein MRQRLQFMDHIVFLLTSSCSEALLRPLLRIADRTPLGRNFGDVLEPVKAEYRVGEVVEVVFVGANPKNSAENQTHPTFLTVEKYEDDSATWRVVHNDASWETRFYWHKGLLGLSNVTIEWHIPDTAQPGIYRIKYFGNNRKQELLQPAVILSFEGTSSAFEVVTTYWKVDTSFKG; encoded by the exons ATGAGGCAGCGTCTACAATTTATGGACCACATAGTCTTTCTGCTTACATCCAGCTGTTCAGAGGCCTTGCTAAGGCCATTGCTACG TATTGCAGACAGAACACCATTAGGCAGAAACTTTGGGGATGTCCTGGAGCCTGTGAAAGCTGAATACCGAGTG GGAGAAGTGGTTGAAGTTGTTTTTGTAGGTGCTAACCCAAAGAATTCAGCAGAAAACCAG ACTCATCCGACTTTCCTCACTGTGGAGAAGTATGAGGACGATTCAGCCACGTGGCGGGTGGTGCATAATGATGCTTCGTGGGAAACTCG TTTTTATTGGCACAAGGGATTACTGGGCCTGAGCAATGTGACAATAGAATGGCATATTCCAGACACTGCGCAGCCTGGAATCTACAGAATAAAATACTTTGGAAACAATCGGAAGCAGGAACTTCTGCAGCCCGCGGTTATACTTTCCTTTGAAGGAACTTCATCTGCTTTTGAAGTTGTAACTACATATTGGAAAGTTGACACATCATTTAAAGGGTAG